GAAAGTGTATCAGTTCAGGAGAAGTGTCCACGTGACCAGGCAGAAGTCCACCACAAGGAACTCCACATAGAACCAGTCCTTAAAACCAAACTCTTTGATATTGATCTTTATAGCTGGATAGATGAGCCTCTGGGCATAATATGCCAAAATGGCAACGATAGTGACCACAGCATACCATTTAGTTTCAGTGCCCATACCATATTGCATATTTGCCAAGATACCGGCAATTATGCCTAGAATAGAGGCAACTGCTGTCTTGATGATACCCTGGACATGTGCTTTTCTTTTTTCCTCGGGAGTCCTTGGCTTCACCGCAAGGATTACTTTTCCAGTATTCTCCTGCTGCACCTCGGA
This DNA window, taken from Methanomethylovorans hollandica DSM 15978, encodes the following:
- a CDS encoding EMC6-like membrane protein, with translation MKKPARQSSAKNTKPSSQDASEVQQENTGKVILAVKPRTPEEKRKAHVQGIIKTAVASILGIIAGILANMQYGMGTETKWYAVVTIVAILAYYAQRLIYPAIKINIKEFGFKDWFYVEFLVVDFCLVTWTLLLN